The Streptomyces sp. NBC_01255 genome window below encodes:
- the rpsT gene encoding 30S ribosomal protein S20 produces MANIKSQIKRNKTNEKARLRNKAVKSSLKTAIRKAREAVAAGDLEKATVATRAASRQLDKAVSKGVIHKNAAANKKSALAIKVSSLQG; encoded by the coding sequence GTGGCGAACATCAAGTCCCAGATCAAGCGGAACAAGACCAACGAGAAGGCGCGCCTGCGCAACAAGGCCGTCAAGTCGTCGCTCAAGACCGCGATCCGCAAGGCCCGTGAGGCTGTCGCCGCCGGCGACCTCGAGAAGGCCACCGTTGCCACTCGCGCCGCCTCGCGTCAGCTCGACAAGGCTGTCTCGAAGGGTGTCATCCACAAGAACGCCGCCGCCAACAAGAAGTCGGCGCTGGCGATCAAGGTTTCCTCCCTCCAGGGCTGA
- the lepA gene encoding translation elongation factor 4, with product MPATPTNVPEPSRTDPALIRNFCIIAHIDHGKSTLADRMLQLTGVVDQRQMRAQYLDRMDIERERGITIKSQAVRLPWAPTDGQGEGRTHILNMIDTPGHVDFTYEVSRSLAACEGTVLLVDAAQGIEAQTLANLYLAMENDLTIVPVLNKIDLPAAQPEKFSEELANLIGCQPEDVLKVSAKTGVGVDALLDRVVRDVPAPVGVADAPARAMIFDSVYDSYRGVVTYVRVIDGQLNKRERIKMMSTGATHELLEIGVSSPEMTPSDGLGVGEVGYLITGVKDVRQSKVGDTITSLHKGATEALGGYKDPKPMVFSGLYPLDGSEYPDLREALDKLQLNDAALVYEPETSAALGFGFRVGFLGLLHLDVIRERLEREFGLDLIATAPNVVYRVVMEDGSEHTVTNPSEFPEGKIDDVFEPVVRATILAPSEFIGAIMELCQTRRGTLIGMDYLSEDRVEIRYTLPLAEIVFDFFDQLKSKTRGYASLDYEPTGEQASSLVKVDILLHGDKVDAFSAVTHKDAAYAYGVRLVAKLRELIPRQAFEVPIQAAIGSRVIARETIRAIRKDVLAKCYGGDISRKRKLLEKQKEGKKRMKMVGSVEVPQEAFIAVLSSDESSGKKK from the coding sequence GTGCCCGCGACTCCTACCAACGTGCCCGAGCCGAGCCGTACCGACCCGGCTCTGATCCGCAACTTCTGCATCATCGCGCACATCGACCACGGCAAGTCCACGCTCGCCGACCGGATGCTCCAGCTCACCGGTGTGGTCGACCAGCGGCAGATGCGTGCCCAGTATCTCGACCGGATGGACATCGAGCGGGAACGCGGCATCACGATCAAGTCCCAGGCGGTCCGTCTGCCGTGGGCCCCGACCGACGGGCAGGGTGAGGGTCGCACGCACATCCTGAACATGATCGACACTCCGGGGCACGTCGACTTCACCTATGAGGTCTCGCGTTCGCTCGCGGCCTGTGAGGGCACGGTCCTGCTGGTCGACGCGGCCCAGGGCATCGAGGCGCAGACGCTCGCCAACCTGTACCTGGCGATGGAGAACGATCTGACCATCGTTCCCGTGCTGAACAAGATCGACCTGCCGGCCGCCCAGCCGGAGAAGTTCTCCGAGGAGCTCGCCAACCTCATCGGCTGCCAGCCGGAGGACGTCCTCAAGGTCTCCGCGAAGACCGGTGTCGGTGTCGACGCGCTGCTCGACCGGGTCGTCCGGGACGTCCCCGCCCCGGTCGGCGTCGCCGACGCCCCCGCCCGCGCGATGATCTTCGACTCCGTGTACGACTCGTACCGGGGCGTCGTGACGTACGTGCGAGTCATCGACGGGCAGCTCAACAAGCGCGAGCGCATCAAAATGATGTCGACCGGCGCCACCCACGAGCTGCTCGAGATCGGTGTCTCGTCTCCGGAGATGACGCCGTCCGACGGTCTCGGCGTCGGCGAGGTCGGCTACCTCATCACCGGCGTGAAGGATGTCCGCCAGTCCAAGGTCGGTGACACGATCACCTCCCTGCACAAGGGCGCGACCGAGGCGCTCGGCGGCTACAAGGACCCCAAGCCGATGGTGTTCTCGGGCCTCTACCCGCTGGACGGCTCGGAGTACCCGGACCTCCGCGAGGCCCTCGACAAGCTCCAGCTCAACGACGCCGCGCTCGTCTACGAGCCGGAGACCTCCGCCGCGCTCGGCTTCGGCTTCCGCGTCGGCTTCCTGGGCCTCCTGCACCTCGACGTGATCCGTGAGCGGCTCGAGCGCGAGTTCGGGCTCGACCTCATCGCCACCGCCCCCAACGTGGTCTACCGCGTGGTCATGGAGGACGGCAGCGAGCACACGGTCACCAACCCGAGTGAGTTCCCCGAGGGCAAGATCGATGACGTCTTCGAGCCCGTCGTGCGCGCCACGATCCTGGCCCCGAGCGAGTTCATCGGCGCGATCATGGAGCTGTGCCAGACCCGTCGCGGCACCCTGATCGGCATGGACTACCTCTCCGAGGACCGGGTCGAGATCCGCTACACCCTCCCCCTCGCCGAGATCGTCTTCGACTTCTTCGACCAGCTGAAGTCCAAGACGCGCGGTTACGCCTCCCTCGACTACGAGCCCACGGGCGAGCAGGCCTCCAGCCTGGTCAAGGTCGACATCCTGCTGCACGGCGACAAGGTCGACGCGTTCTCCGCCGTCACCCACAAGGACGCCGCGTACGCCTACGGTGTGCGGCTCGTCGCCAAGCTGCGCGAGCTCATCCCGCGCCAGGCCTTCGAGGTGCCGATCCAGGCCGCGATCGGCTCCCGGGTCATCGCCCGCGAGACCATCCGCGCCATCCGCAAGGACGTCCTCGCCAAGTGCTACGGCGGTGACATCTCCCGTAAGCGGAAGCTGCTGGAGAAGCAGAAGGAAGGCAAGAAGCGCATGAAGATGGTCGGCTCGGTGGAGGTGCCGCAGGAGGCCTTCATCGCCGTCCTGTCGAGCGACGAGTCCTCCGGCAAGAAGAAGTAG
- a CDS encoding AMP-dependent synthetase/ligase produces the protein MSDTQTLIENRPPSVATLFLERVERTPDAEAYRYPVPAASGAGPDDWKSLSWGQAAERVYAIAAGLVDLGVQSEERVALASATRVEWVLADLGVMCAGAATTTVYPSTNAEESAFILSDSESRVLIAEDASQLAKAVERRADLPDLRHVVVIDAEGVETDGDWVLSLADLEARGRAYLEKHPESVKERVAAITATQLATLIYTSGTTGRPKGVRLPHDNWSYMAKAIAATGLVTQDDVQYLWLPLAHVFGKVLTSGQIEVGHVTALDGRVEKIIENLPVVQPTYMAAVPRIFEKVYNGVAAKARAAGGAKYKIFQWAAEVAREYAKASQDNFRRTGTASAPFGLTVKHKVADVLVYSKIREAFGGNLRACVSGSAALAPDIGYFFAGAGIHILEGYGLTETSAASFVNPGEAYRTGTVGKPLPGTEVRIADDGEILLRGPGVMEGYHGLPEKTVEVLESDGWFHTGDIGELSADGYLRITDRKKDLIKTSGGKYIAPAEVEGQFKAVCPFVSNILVHGADRNFCTALIALDEPSILGWAADHELAGKSYAEVVAAPQTQKLIQGYVDRLNEGLQRWQTIKKFRLLPRDLDIEHGELTPSLKLKRPVVEREYKELIEEMYAGSRES, from the coding sequence GTGAGCGACACACAGACCCTGATCGAGAACCGGCCGCCCTCCGTGGCGACCCTCTTCCTTGAGCGCGTCGAGCGGACTCCCGACGCGGAGGCCTACCGGTACCCGGTTCCCGCCGCGTCCGGTGCCGGTCCCGACGACTGGAAGTCGCTCAGTTGGGGGCAGGCCGCCGAGCGGGTCTACGCGATCGCCGCCGGTCTCGTCGACCTCGGCGTGCAGTCCGAGGAGCGGGTCGCGCTCGCCTCCGCCACCCGGGTGGAGTGGGTCCTCGCCGACCTCGGCGTGATGTGCGCGGGCGCCGCGACCACCACGGTCTACCCGTCGACCAACGCCGAGGAGTCGGCGTTCATCCTCTCCGACTCCGAGTCCAGGGTCCTCATCGCCGAGGACGCGTCCCAGCTCGCCAAGGCCGTCGAGCGCCGCGCCGACCTGCCGGACCTCCGCCACGTGGTCGTCATCGACGCCGAGGGCGTGGAGACCGACGGCGACTGGGTCCTCTCCCTCGCCGACCTGGAGGCACGCGGCCGCGCGTACCTGGAGAAGCACCCCGAGTCCGTCAAGGAGCGGGTCGCCGCGATCACCGCCACCCAGCTCGCCACCCTCATCTACACCTCGGGCACCACCGGCCGCCCCAAGGGCGTCCGCCTCCCGCACGACAACTGGTCGTACATGGCCAAGGCCATCGCCGCCACCGGTCTCGTCACCCAGGACGACGTCCAGTACCTGTGGCTGCCGCTCGCGCACGTCTTCGGCAAGGTCCTCACCTCGGGCCAGATCGAGGTCGGTCACGTCACCGCCCTCGACGGCCGGGTAGAGAAGATCATCGAGAACCTGCCAGTGGTCCAGCCGACCTACATGGCGGCTGTGCCCCGCATCTTCGAGAAGGTCTACAACGGGGTCGCAGCCAAGGCGCGCGCCGCCGGCGGCGCCAAGTACAAGATCTTCCAGTGGGCGGCCGAGGTCGCCCGCGAGTACGCCAAGGCCAGCCAGGACAACTTCCGCCGCACGGGCACCGCCTCCGCGCCCTTCGGCCTCACCGTCAAGCACAAGGTCGCCGACGTCCTCGTCTACAGCAAGATCCGTGAGGCCTTCGGCGGCAACCTGCGCGCCTGCGTCTCCGGCTCCGCCGCGCTCGCCCCCGACATCGGCTACTTCTTCGCCGGCGCGGGCATCCACATCCTGGAGGGCTACGGCCTCACGGAGACCTCCGCCGCCTCCTTCGTCAACCCGGGCGAGGCCTACCGCACCGGCACCGTCGGCAAGCCGCTCCCCGGCACCGAGGTCCGGATCGCCGACGACGGCGAGATCCTGCTGCGCGGACCCGGCGTCATGGAGGGCTACCACGGCCTGCCGGAGAAGACGGTCGAGGTCCTGGAGTCCGACGGCTGGTTCCACACCGGCGACATCGGCGAGCTGTCCGCCGACGGCTACCTCCGGATCACCGACCGCAAGAAGGACCTGATCAAGACGTCCGGCGGCAAGTACATCGCGCCGGCCGAGGTCGAGGGCCAGTTCAAGGCCGTCTGCCCGTTCGTCTCGAACATCCTGGTCCACGGCGCCGACCGGAACTTCTGCACCGCCCTCATCGCCCTCGACGAGCCCTCCATCCTCGGCTGGGCCGCCGACCACGAGCTCGCGGGCAAGTCGTACGCCGAGGTCGTCGCCGCCCCGCAGACCCAGAAGCTCATCCAGGGCTACGTCGACCGCCTCAACGAGGGTCTCCAGCGCTGGCAGACGATCAAGAAGTTCCGTCTGCTGCCGCGCGACCTCGACATCGAGCACGGCGAGCTGACGCCGTCGCTGAAGCTGAAGCGGCCGGTGGTGGAGCGGGAGTACAAGGAGCTCATCGAGGAGATGTACGCGGGGTCCCGCGAGTCCTGA
- the hemW gene encoding radical SAM family heme chaperone HemW — MPSVLPDGETVPETGALPAHALEGAAERPLGFYLHVPYCATRCGYCDFNTYTASELRGAGGVLASRDNYAGQVAEEIRLARKVLGDDPRPVRTVFVGGGTPTLLDAGDLVRMLGAIRDEFGLADDAEVTTEANPESVNPAYLAELREGGFNRISFGMQSAKQHVLKILDRTHTPGRPEACVAEARAAGFDHVNLDLIYGTPGETDDDWRASLDAAIGAGPDHVSAYALIVEEGTQLARRIRRGEVPMTDDDVHADRYLIADSVFAEAGFEWYEVSNWATSEAGRCLHNELYWRGADWWGAGPGAHSHVGGVRWWNVKHPGTYAAALGAGKSPGAGRELLSEEDRRVERVLLELRLREGVELSILKPAGLDASRKALADGLLDPSSYEAGRAVLTLRGRLLADAVVRDLVD; from the coding sequence ATGCCTTCCGTACTGCCCGATGGTGAGACCGTGCCCGAGACCGGGGCGCTGCCCGCGCACGCCCTGGAAGGGGCGGCCGAGCGGCCCCTCGGGTTCTACCTGCACGTGCCGTACTGCGCGACGCGCTGCGGGTACTGCGACTTCAACACGTACACCGCGAGCGAGCTGCGCGGTGCCGGTGGCGTGCTCGCCTCCCGGGACAACTACGCCGGGCAGGTCGCCGAGGAGATCCGGCTCGCCCGCAAGGTGCTCGGGGACGACCCCCGGCCGGTGCGGACGGTGTTCGTCGGCGGCGGCACGCCCACGCTCCTCGACGCCGGCGACCTCGTACGGATGCTGGGGGCCATCCGCGACGAGTTCGGGCTCGCGGACGACGCCGAGGTGACGACGGAGGCCAATCCGGAGTCCGTGAATCCGGCTTACCTCGCCGAGCTGCGGGAGGGCGGGTTCAACCGGATCTCCTTCGGCATGCAGAGCGCCAAGCAGCACGTCCTGAAGATCCTCGACCGGACACACACGCCCGGGCGCCCCGAGGCGTGCGTCGCCGAGGCGCGGGCGGCCGGGTTCGATCACGTCAACCTCGACCTGATCTACGGCACGCCGGGGGAGACCGACGACGACTGGCGGGCCTCGCTCGACGCGGCGATCGGCGCCGGGCCCGACCACGTCAGCGCCTACGCGCTGATCGTGGAGGAGGGGACGCAGCTGGCGCGCCGCATCCGGCGCGGCGAGGTGCCGATGACCGACGACGACGTGCACGCCGATCGGTACCTGATCGCGGACTCCGTCTTCGCCGAGGCCGGATTCGAGTGGTACGAGGTGTCCAACTGGGCCACCTCCGAGGCCGGGCGCTGCCTCCACAACGAGCTGTACTGGCGCGGCGCCGACTGGTGGGGCGCCGGGCCGGGCGCCCACAGCCACGTGGGCGGCGTCCGGTGGTGGAACGTGAAGCACCCCGGGACGTACGCGGCGGCCCTCGGGGCCGGCAAGTCGCCGGGCGCCGGGCGGGAGCTCCTCTCGGAGGAGGACCGGCGGGTGGAGCGGGTGCTGCTCGAGCTGCGGCTTCGGGAGGGGGTCGAGCTGTCGATCCTCAAGCCGGCCGGACTCGACGCCTCGCGGAAGGCGCTGGCGGACGGGCTTCTCGACCCCTCGTCGTACGAGGCGGGGCGGGCGGTTCTGACCCTGCGGGGTCGGCTGCTTGCCGACGCGGTCGTGCGGGACCTGGTCGACTAG
- a CDS encoding DUF3097 domain-containing protein, producing MRSYDPDLTPAWKRSAPVPEIPADHDLVVEEVTTGFCGAVIRCEAGTVTLEDRFGKHRVFPMEPRGFLLEGRVVTLVRPTAAAPVRPTRTASGSVAVPGARARVARAGRIYVEGRHDAELVERVWGDDLRIEGVVVEYLEGIDDLPSIVAEFAPAPDARLGVLVDHLVPGSKESRIAATVTSPDVLVVGHPYIDVWEAVKPSSVGIRAWPTVPRGQDWKTGVCRSLGWPPNTGAAWQHILSKVTSYKDLEPELLGRVEELIDFVTAP from the coding sequence ATGCGCAGCTACGACCCGGACCTGACGCCCGCTTGGAAGCGCTCGGCGCCCGTCCCGGAGATCCCGGCCGACCACGACCTGGTCGTCGAAGAGGTCACCACGGGCTTCTGCGGGGCGGTGATCCGCTGCGAGGCGGGCACGGTGACCCTGGAGGACCGCTTCGGCAAACACCGGGTCTTCCCGATGGAGCCACGCGGCTTCCTCCTGGAGGGCCGGGTGGTCACCCTGGTCCGCCCGACCGCCGCCGCGCCGGTACGCCCCACCCGTACGGCCTCCGGCTCGGTCGCCGTCCCGGGCGCGCGGGCGCGCGTGGCGCGGGCGGGCCGGATCTACGTGGAGGGCCGGCACGACGCCGAACTCGTCGAACGGGTCTGGGGCGACGACCTCCGGATCGAGGGCGTGGTCGTCGAGTACCTCGAAGGCATCGACGACCTGCCGTCGATCGTGGCGGAGTTCGCCCCGGCCCCGGACGCCCGCCTGGGCGTCCTGGTGGACCACCTGGTCCCGGGCTCGAAGGAATCAAGGATCGCGGCGACCGTCACGTCCCCGGACGTCCTGGTGGTAGGCCACCCGTACATCGACGTCTGGGAGGCCGTGAAGCCGTCCTCCGTGGGCATCAGAGCCTGGCCGACGGTCCCGCGCGGCCAGGACTGGAAGACGGGCGTCTGCCGCTCCCTGGGCTGGCCGCCGAACACGGGCGCGGCGTGGCAGCACATCCTGTCGAAGGTCACGTCCTACAAGGACCTGGAACCGGAACTCCTGGGCCGAGTGGAAGAACTGATCGACTTCGTGACGGCACCCTAG
- a CDS encoding MBL fold metallo-hydrolase, translating to MDIDWEAYGWERLADGVGRRRLPGWDATVGLVVGAKAVLLYDTGSTLAEGAELRAQIAALTDGRRVTHIALSHPHFDHVFGTAAFAGAEVFGAVGVDELLGRERDREDLRGDAVRQGVDERAATEAADVLVAPRHVVSGEWTLDLGGRQVLLANVGPGHTGHDLALCVPGEREVVFCGDLVEESGEPQAGPDAIPSRWPDALDRLLSLGGEEALYVPGHGAVVDATFVRRQREELARRFSVA from the coding sequence ATGGACATCGATTGGGAAGCGTACGGGTGGGAGCGGTTGGCGGACGGAGTGGGCAGGCGCCGGCTGCCCGGCTGGGACGCCACGGTGGGCCTGGTGGTGGGCGCGAAGGCGGTCCTGCTCTACGACACGGGCTCGACGCTCGCGGAGGGGGCCGAGCTGCGGGCGCAGATCGCGGCGTTGACGGACGGCCGAAGAGTGACGCACATCGCACTGAGCCACCCGCACTTCGACCATGTCTTCGGCACCGCCGCCTTCGCGGGCGCGGAGGTCTTCGGCGCGGTGGGCGTGGACGAGCTGCTGGGCCGGGAACGGGACCGGGAGGACCTGCGCGGGGACGCCGTACGACAAGGGGTCGACGAGCGGGCGGCGACGGAGGCCGCCGACGTCCTGGTGGCCCCGCGGCACGTGGTCTCCGGCGAGTGGACGCTCGACCTGGGCGGCCGGCAGGTGCTCCTGGCGAACGTCGGCCCGGGCCACACCGGCCACGACCTGGCGCTCTGCGTCCCCGGCGAGCGCGAGGTCGTCTTCTGCGGGGACCTGGTGGAGGAGTCGGGCGAGCCGCAGGCCGGACCGGACGCGATCCCGTCCCGCTGGCCGGACGCGCTGGACCGGCTGCTGTCGCTCGGCGGCGAGGAAGCGCTGTACGTGCCGGGTCACGGAGCGGTGGTGGACGCCACGTTCGTACGACGCCAGCGCGAGGAACTGGCACGCCGCTTCTCGGTCGCATAA
- the hrcA gene encoding heat-inducible transcriptional repressor HrcA — protein MLSERRLEVLRAIVQDYVGTEEPVGSKALTERHKLGVSPATVRNDMAVLEEEGYIAQPHTSAGRIPTDKGYRLFVDRLAGVKPLSTPERRAIHNFLDGAVDLDDVVGRTVRLLAQLTRQVAVVQYPSLTRSTVRHVELLALAPARLMLVLITDTGRVEQRVIDCPAPFGETSLADLRARLNSRVVGRRFADVPQLVQDLPESFEELEDRATVSTVLATLLESLVEEHEERLMIGGTANLTRFGPDFPLMIRPVLEALEEQVVLLKLLGEAKESGMTVRIGHENAHEGLSSTSVVSVGYGSGGEAVAKLGVVGPTRMDYPGTMGAVRAVARYVGQILAES, from the coding sequence ATGCTCAGCGAACGCAGACTCGAGGTCTTGCGCGCCATCGTCCAGGACTACGTCGGGACGGAGGAGCCGGTCGGCTCGAAGGCGCTCACCGAGCGCCACAAGCTCGGCGTCTCGCCCGCCACGGTCCGCAACGACATGGCCGTGCTGGAGGAGGAGGGCTACATCGCCCAGCCTCACACCAGTGCCGGGCGCATCCCGACCGACAAGGGCTACCGGCTCTTCGTCGACCGGCTGGCCGGCGTCAAGCCGCTGTCGACGCCCGAGCGGCGCGCGATCCACAACTTCCTGGACGGTGCGGTCGATCTCGACGACGTCGTCGGGCGTACGGTCCGGCTGCTGGCTCAGCTGACCCGTCAGGTCGCCGTCGTCCAGTACCCCTCGCTGACCCGCTCGACCGTCCGTCACGTGGAGCTGCTCGCGCTGGCCCCGGCCCGCCTGATGCTTGTGCTCATCACGGACACCGGCCGCGTCGAGCAGCGCGTCATCGACTGTCCCGCGCCGTTCGGCGAGACCTCCCTCGCCGACCTGCGGGCCCGGCTCAACAGCCGGGTGGTCGGCCGCCGGTTCGCCGACGTGCCGCAGCTGGTGCAGGACCTCCCCGAGTCCTTCGAGGAGCTCGAGGACCGCGCCACGGTCTCGACCGTGCTCGCGACCCTCCTCGAATCGCTCGTGGAGGAGCACGAGGAGCGGCTGATGATCGGCGGAACCGCCAATCTCACCCGCTTCGGACCCGACTTCCCCTTGATGATCAGGCCCGTCCTGGAAGCCCTGGAGGAGCAGGTCGTGCTCCTCAAGCTGCTGGGCGAGGCCAAGGAATCGGGCATGACCGTACGCATCGGGCACGAGAACGCCCACGAGGGGCTGAGCTCCACCTCGGTCGTCTCGGTCGGCTACGGTTCGGGCGGCGAAGCAGTCGCCAAACTCGGCGTGGTCGGACCGACCCGCATGGACTACCCCGGAACGATGGGAGCGGTACGCGCAGTGGCACGTTACGTCGGACAGATCCTGGCGGAGTCGTAA
- the dnaJ gene encoding molecular chaperone DnaJ, which yields MATDYYAVLGVRRDASQDEIKKAFRRLARELHPDVNPDPKTQERFKEINAAYEVLSDPQKKQVYDLGGDPLSASGGGAGGFGAGGFGNFSDIMDAFFGTASQRGPRSRTRRGQDAMIRLEIDLNEAAFGTTKDIQVDTAVVCTTCSGEGAAPGTSAQTCDMCRGRGEVSQVTRSFLGQVMTSRPCPQCQGFGTVVPTPCPECAGDGRVRSRRTLTVKIPAGVDNGTRIQLAGEGEVGPGGGPAGDLYVEIHEIPHDTFQRRGDDLHCTVTIPMTAGALGTKVPLQTLDGIEEIDIRPGTQSGQSVPLHGRGVTHLRGNGRGDLIVHVEVQTPGKLDAEQERLLRELAKLRGEERPTGQFQPGQQGLFSRLKDAFNGRT from the coding sequence GTGGCCACGGACTACTACGCCGTACTCGGCGTGCGCCGCGACGCTTCCCAGGACGAGATCAAGAAGGCTTTCCGGAGGCTCGCGCGCGAGCTGCACCCGGACGTCAATCCCGATCCGAAGACGCAGGAACGCTTCAAGGAGATCAACGCCGCCTACGAGGTCCTCTCGGACCCGCAGAAGAAGCAGGTCTACGACCTCGGCGGCGACCCGCTCTCGGCCTCCGGCGGCGGCGCGGGCGGCTTCGGGGCCGGTGGCTTCGGCAACTTCTCCGACATCATGGACGCCTTCTTCGGCACGGCCTCGCAGCGCGGACCGCGCTCGCGGACCCGCCGCGGCCAGGACGCCATGATCCGCCTGGAGATCGACCTCAACGAGGCGGCCTTCGGCACCACCAAGGACATCCAGGTCGACACGGCCGTCGTCTGCACCACCTGTTCGGGTGAGGGTGCCGCGCCCGGCACCTCCGCGCAGACGTGTGACATGTGCCGCGGCCGCGGTGAGGTCTCCCAGGTCACCCGGTCCTTCCTGGGCCAGGTCATGACCTCCCGGCCCTGCCCGCAGTGCCAGGGCTTCGGCACCGTCGTCCCGACCCCGTGCCCCGAGTGCGCGGGCGACGGCCGGGTCCGGTCCCGTCGCACCCTCACGGTCAAGATCCCGGCCGGTGTCGACAACGGCACCCGGATCCAGCTCGCCGGCGAGGGCGAGGTCGGCCCCGGCGGCGGCCCGGCCGGTGACCTGTACGTCGAGATCCACGAGATCCCGCACGACACGTTCCAGCGGCGCGGCGACGACCTGCACTGCACGGTGACCATCCCGATGACGGCGGGCGCGCTCGGCACGAAGGTGCCGCTGCAGACCCTCGACGGCATCGAGGAGATCGACATCCGTCCGGGCACGCAGTCCGGCCAGTCGGTTCCGCTGCACGGCCGCGGCGTCACGCACCTGCGGGGCAACGGCCGGGGCGACCTGATCGTGCACGTCGAGGTGCAGACCCCCGGAAAGCTCGACGCGGAGCAGGAGCGGCTCCTGCGCGAGCTGGCCAAGCTGCGCGGCGAGGAGCGGCCCACCGGGCAGTTCCAGCCGGGCCAGCAGGGGCTGTTCTCGCGCCTGAAGGACGCCTTCAACGGGCGGACCTGA
- a CDS encoding nitronate monooxygenase, with protein sequence MSTTALNDLFRYPIVQAPMAGGASCPELVGAVCEAGALGFLAGGYKTAGGLYQEIKQVRGLTARPFGVNLFMPQVGPHADPAAVEVYRHQLAGEATWYETSLGEADDCRDDGHDAKMAILLDDPVRVVSFTFGCPPPETLAAFARAGTFTLVTVTSAEDAVAAERAGADAVCVQGVEAGGHQGTYRDDPQDDDTPGTGLLALVTQVRESVALPIVATGGIMRGAQIAAALAAGADAAQLGTAFLGCPESGAHPLHKRALTDPLFTRTAFTRAFSGRPARGLVNRFMREHGPYAPAAYPEVHHLTAPLRKAAAASGDAQGMALWAGQGHRLARELPAGQLVEVLAAELDTALSDLAHRSAS encoded by the coding sequence ATGTCCACCACCGCACTGAACGATCTCTTTCGGTATCCGATCGTGCAGGCCCCCATGGCGGGTGGCGCTTCCTGTCCCGAGCTCGTCGGAGCCGTCTGCGAGGCCGGTGCGCTCGGCTTCCTGGCCGGCGGGTACAAGACGGCCGGAGGCCTGTACCAGGAGATCAAGCAGGTGCGCGGGCTCACCGCGCGCCCCTTCGGCGTCAACCTCTTCATGCCGCAGGTCGGCCCGCACGCCGATCCCGCCGCCGTCGAGGTCTACCGGCACCAGCTCGCCGGCGAGGCGACCTGGTACGAGACCTCCCTCGGGGAGGCCGACGACTGCCGCGACGACGGCCACGACGCCAAGATGGCGATCCTCCTGGACGACCCGGTCCGCGTCGTCTCCTTCACCTTTGGCTGTCCCCCGCCCGAGACGCTCGCCGCCTTCGCCCGTGCCGGAACGTTCACGCTCGTCACCGTCACCTCCGCCGAGGACGCCGTCGCAGCCGAGCGGGCCGGTGCCGACGCCGTCTGCGTCCAGGGCGTCGAGGCCGGCGGCCACCAGGGCACGTACCGCGACGACCCGCAGGACGACGACACTCCGGGGACCGGGCTCCTCGCCCTCGTCACCCAGGTCCGCGAGAGCGTCGCGCTGCCGATCGTCGCCACCGGCGGGATCATGCGCGGCGCGCAGATCGCCGCCGCCCTCGCCGCCGGGGCCGACGCCGCCCAGCTCGGCACCGCCTTCCTCGGCTGCCCCGAGTCCGGCGCGCACCCGCTGCACAAGCGGGCCCTGACGGATCCGCTCTTCACCCGGACCGCCTTCACCCGGGCCTTCTCCGGGCGTCCGGCGCGCGGGCTCGTCAACCGCTTCATGCGCGAGCACGGGCCGTACGCCCCCGCCGCCTACCCCGAGGTCCACCACCTCACCGCCCCGCTCCGCAAGGCCGCCGCCGCCTCCGGCGACGCCCAGGGCATGGCCCTGTGGGCCGGACAGGGCCACCGTCTCGCCCGCGAACTCCCCGCCGGGCAGCTCGTCGAGGTCCTGGCCGCCGAACTCGACACCGCACTCTCCGACCTGGCTCACAGGAGCGCTTCATGA
- a CDS encoding 16S rRNA (uracil(1498)-N(3))-methyltransferase, giving the protein MTAPVFVVDAVPGPGSFLLDGSEGRHAVSVKRLREGEELVLADGRGRWAECVVLAAEGKDQLTVRVDEVHEDPAEEPRITVVQALPKGDRGELAVETMTETGVDAIVPWAASRCITQWKGDRGLKALAKWRSTAREAGKQSRRTRFPEVADLMTTKQLAALLAAADFAAVLHEDRAHPSGALATAELPAKGSIVLIVGPEGGVSPDELAAFEAAGAKPYRLGRSVLRTSTAGTAATALVLGRTGRWS; this is encoded by the coding sequence ATGACCGCACCCGTCTTCGTCGTCGACGCCGTCCCCGGCCCCGGGAGCTTCCTCCTGGACGGTTCCGAGGGCCGGCACGCCGTCTCCGTGAAGCGGCTCCGGGAGGGCGAGGAGCTCGTCCTCGCCGACGGCCGGGGGCGCTGGGCCGAGTGCGTGGTGCTGGCCGCCGAGGGCAAGGACCAGCTGACCGTGCGGGTCGACGAGGTGCACGAGGACCCCGCGGAGGAGCCGCGGATCACGGTCGTGCAGGCGCTGCCCAAGGGCGACCGGGGCGAACTCGCCGTCGAGACCATGACGGAGACCGGGGTCGACGCGATCGTGCCCTGGGCCGCGTCCCGCTGCATCACCCAGTGGAAGGGCGACCGGGGTCTCAAGGCGCTCGCCAAGTGGCGTTCCACCGCGCGCGAGGCGGGCAAGCAGTCGCGCCGCACCCGTTTCCCCGAGGTCGCCGACCTGATGACGACCAAGCAGCTCGCCGCCCTCCTCGCGGCCGCCGACTTCGCCGCCGTCCTGCACGAGGACCGTGCGCATCCGTCCGGTGCGCTGGCCACCGCCGAACTGCCCGCGAAGGGTTCGATCGTGCTGATCGTCGGCCCCGAGGGCGGAGTCTCCCCGGACGAGCTCGCGGCCTTCGAGGCGGCCGGCGCGAAGCCGTACCGGCTGGGCCGCAGCGTCCTGCGCACCTCCACGGCGGGTACGGCGGCGACGGCCCTCGTCCTGG